The DNA window AAGTATATCAATAACTTTGGGTATGCTTGCCTATTTTTTCTCGGACATCAATGATAAATTATTATTAACTATAATAAACATCGTATAAAATAATCTAAATGAAAATACTATAATAAATAAAATTTAAAAGTAAAAAAGTTTAATTTTGTATTAAATGTAATTTTTATATGAAAAATTCATCAGCAAACTTTCATATTGATAGTTTAGATAAAAAAATACTATCCATATTAACAAAAGATGCACGTACTCCTTTTGTTGAAGTTGCCCGTACCTGTGGTGTTAGTGGCGCTGCCATTCATCAACGTGTTCAGCAGATGATAAGTGCCGGTGTAATTAAAAGTTCCCAGTTTAATATATCTCCAAGAGCTATGGGTTATAATACCTGCGCTTTTATTGGTATTCAGCTTCACCTGATAACACGAAAATCACATATTGAAGCTTTCGATAAAATAATGAAAGTGCCGGAGATTGTGGAATGCCACCACGTTTCCGGAAAACATTCATTACTTATTAAAATTTACACAAAGAGTAATGAAGATTTAAAAGATATTATTATAGAAAAAATTCAATCCATTCCCGAAGTGATTTCTACTGAAACTTTTATTTCGTTACAGGAAGGTTTTGAAAGGCAAGTAGCAACAGAATAAAATAAAAATTTAAAAATTAAGCCCCACTCTTGATCTTGAATGGGGCATATAAATTTTGATATGATTATTAATTTACAATGCCGAAAGGCATTCCTCTATAATTGTCCATGTTCTTTTAATATCATTGTCCAGTCCTACTGAGAAACGTACCAAACCAGATGACATTCCCATGTTTTTTTGTATATCTTCAGGAACTTCAGACGAAGTGCTTTTCCCTGAATTACTAAAAAGAGTTTTGAAATATCCAAGGCTAACAGCTAAATAACCAACACCTTTTTTTTCCATCATTTCCATGAAATCATTTGATCTTTCAGTTGTCTCCATATCAATTGCAAGTATGCCACCATATCCATATCCTGAGTTCAACATTTTTTTCAGAGTCTCATGTCCGCTGTGTTCAGGTAATCCGGGGTATGAAACAGAAATACCTTTTTTCTTAAATTGTTCTGCAAGATATAATGCATTTTTACCATGCTGTACCATACGAATATGAAGGGTGTGTAAATTTTTTAAAATACTTGAAGAACGGAGAGGATCAAGTACCGGGCCCAGAAGCATTGCTGTACCATTATTCACATTACATAATGAATCAATAAATTCTTTACTTCCACAAATAGCACCGGCAACACAATCATTTTTACCATTAATGAATTTGGTCATGCTATACACAACAATATCAGCGCCCAAAATGCAAGGCGATACAAGCATAGGAGTGAAAGTATTATCAACAACTAATTTTACATTATTTTTTTGTGCAATAGCAGCAAGCCCAGGAATATCGGAAATCTGCAACATTGGGTTAGTCATTGTTTCCGTATAAATCAATTTTGTATTTGGCTTGATAGCTTTTTCTACAGCTTTTAAATCAGTAATATCAACAAAAGTTACGCTGATATTAAATTTGGGAAGATAATTCTGCAAGAATGCAAATGTTCCTCCATAAGTTGTCTGGCTTGAAACAATATGATCGCCATAGTTGCACAATTGTAAAATAGTTCCTGTTATTGCACTCATGCCTGAACCGGTAACCCATGCTGATTCGGTGCCTTCCATTGCAGCCATAGCATCAGCCAAATATTTATTACTTGGATTCCAATGGCGCGAATATAAAAAGCAACCTTCAAGAGTCCCGTCGAAAGTTTCTGTCATGCTTTTAGCCTGCATAAATGTGTATGTGGCTGAATCAGTAATGGAGGGGTTTACGTCTCCAAATTCCCCAAACTGTTGTAAGTCTTGAATCCTGGAAGCAGGATCGTTTTTCATTTTAGTCATATTCTTTAAGATTTTAAGTGCAAAATTACAATTATTAATATAATTACAATAATAAACTACATTATGTAATCATTATATATATATTAATTATTTTTCATAAGCTATTTAGCAATTAAAATAATTTTATGTAATATTTTTATAAATCTTATATCAATTAACTTTCAATTTGTAAGTTTTGATATAATACCAAATATTTTATTATACTAAACGTTCGATGTTGCCTTTTTTGCAAACTCTAATAGCTGAAGTATAATTTAAAACAGCCTAAAGGATATTTAAATTTTACAATGATTATGCAGATTGTATTTTAAAATTATAAAATCTAATTTTAAGATTTTATGTTTTGACATTTTCACTACATTCGCAAAAAATATTTTAATATATGAATTACGATTTAATAGTTATCGGTAGTGGTCCCGGTGGATATGTTGCTGCAATACGTGCATCGCAATTGGGATTAAAAGTTGCAGTTGTTGAAAAAGCTGAACTTGGTGGTATTTGCCTCAATTGGGGATGTATTCCAACTAAAGCATTATTAAAAAGCGCCCAGGTGTACAATTACATGAAGCATTCTGCCGATTACGGAATTCAGGTTGAAGGCGCTGTAAAACCCGATTTTGAAGCTATTGTAAAACGCAGCCGTACTGTTGCCGAAAACATGAGTAAAGGAATTCAATTCCTTTTTAAGAAAAATAAAATTGAAGTTATTACCGGTCTTGGAAAAGTGAAACCCGGTAAAATAGTTGAAGTTACTGATGCTTCAGGAAATAAAACAGAATTTTCAGCAAACCATATTATTATTGCAACCGGTGCAAGGTCGCGCCAATTGCCTAATCTACCACAAGACGGTAAAAAAATTATCGGGTATCGTGAAGCTATGACATTACCTAAACTTCCCGAATCGATGGTAGTTGTTGGCTCTGGAGCAATTGGTTCCGAGTTCGCACAATTTTATAATTCAATGGGAACAAAAGTTACATTGATTGAATTATTGCCTAACATCGTTCCTTTAGAAGACGAAGAAGTTTCAAAACAACTGGAACGTTCGTTCAAAAAATCAGGAATGAAAGTCATGACTGATGCGTCTGTTGAAAGCGTTGATACAACCGGTGATGTATGCAAAGTAAAAGTGAAAACAAAAAAAGGCGAAGAAATTATAGATGCAGAAATTGTTTTCTCGGCAGTTGGAATTGCTACAAACATTGAAGGTATTGGTTTGGAAGAAACCGGAATAAAAACCGAAAGAGGAAAAGTAATTGTTGACGATTTTTATAAAACCAATGTAGAAGGTTATTATGCAATAGGTGACATTGTTCACGGACCAGCATTGGCGCATGTTGCATCGCACGAAGGAATTGTTTGTGTTGAAAAAATTGCAGGCCACCATCCTTCTCCGGTTGATTACAATAATATTCCAGGATGTACTTACACCACTCCTGAAATTTCATCAGTTGGGATGACCGAGAAACAAGCTAAAGATGCAGGTCATGAAATAAAAGTCGGGAAGTTTCCTTTCACTGCTTCGGGCAAAGCAAGCGCAGCAGGCAATAAAGACGGTTTTATAAAAGTTATTTTCGATGCAAAAACAAATGAACTTCTCGGCACTCATATGATTGGCGATAATGTTACCGAAATGATTGCAGAAATTGTAGTAGCAAGAAAATTAAAAACGACTCATCGCGAAATTCTGGATGCAGTGCATCCCCATCCAACTATGTCGGAAGCAGTGATGGAAGCTGTTGCCGCTGCATACGGCGAGGTAATACACATTTAAATTTTTAATGTTAAATTTTAAATTATTAATGATTCAATATACAGAGTGCAGAATTATGAAATCAGAATTAATAATTTCAAACTTCAAACTCTAAACTCAAAACTTCTAAAATGTGCGGCATTACAGGAATTTTTTCTTTTCAAAATGAAGCTCTTTCATTTAAAACGAAAGTAGAAAATGCTGTTGCCAAACTTCATAATCGCGGACCTGAAAATTCAGGAACATACTTCCACAATCATGTTGCTTTGGGTCATACAAGGCTTGCTATTATTGATGTTACTAATGCAGCATCACAACCTTTTAATGATAATTCAGGAAGATATACCATAATTTTTAATGGTGAATTTTTTAATTTCAAAGAGCATCGTGAAGAATTATTAAAAAAAGGAATTCAGTTAAAATCACAAAGCGATACTGAAGTTTTACTTTACCTGTACATCACCGAAGGTGCGTCATTCCTCGAAAAGATAAATGGGTTTTTTGCATTTGCAATTTATGATAAAGAAGAAGAAACGTTATTTGTTGCCCGTGATCGTTTTGGAGTTAAACCTTTAGTTTATTATAAAGATGATGAACAATTTATTTTTGCTTCCGAGATAAAAGCCTTACTGGAATACGGAATTAATAAGGAACTTGATGAAACATCGTTGTATCAATATTTGCAATTGAATTATATTCCTGCTCCAAATTCTATTTTTAAAAATGTTTGCAAACTTAAACCGGGAAATTTTCTTAAAATAAAAGGTGGCAACATAGAGCAAAAAGAATATTATAAAATCCCGATTCATTCTGAAACAGAAATAAAAAAATTCAACATCAATTATGATGATGCAAAAAATAAAATTCATGAATTGCTTGATAATTCAGTAAAATTAAGAATGATCTCTGATGTTCCGCTTGGTGCATTTTTAAGTGGAGGAATTGATTCATCAATTGTAACAGCCCTTGCATCAAGATACACTGATAAACTTAAAACTTTTTCAATCGGGTATAAAGATGAACCTTTATTTGATGAAACCCGCTATGCAAGGCTTGTTGCCAATAAACTAAAAACCGAGCATACCGAATTTATTTTAACGAATGATGATTTATTTTCTGTACTATTTAATGTACTTGATTATACCGATGAACCTTTTGCCGACTCATCAGCACTTGCCTTGAATATTTTAAGCAAACAAACACGCAAGCATGTAACTGTAGCATTGTCGGGCGATGGCGCTGATGAACTTTTTGGCGGTTACAACAAACACTGCGCTGAATATAGAATCAGAAATGCTGGAATTACAGAAAACTTCATAAAATTTTCAGAACCTTCGTACCAACTTTTTCCTCAATCAAGAAATTCGAAATTCACCAATACAATCAGGCAACTCGACCGATTTGCAAAGGGGATGAATTTAAGTGATAGTGAGCGTTACTGGAATTGGTGCGGATTTGCTTCGGAAAAGGAAATTGATAAATTATTTTTATTGAACCAAAAAGAAAATTATTCTGAAAGAAAGAAAAACATTTTAAAATATATTTCGCAAACTAAAGGATTGAATGATGTATTGTATACCGATATGCATTTGGTTTTACAAAACGACATGCTGGTAAAAGTGGATATGATGTCGATGGAGAATTCACTAGAAGTACGAACACCTTTCCTTGATTTCAATTTAGTGAATTATGTCTTTTCTCTTCCTTCAGAATTTAAAGTTGATAAAAGTTTTGGAAAGAAAATTTTGCAAGATACTTTCAGAAATATTTTACCAGAAGAAATTTATCACCGCAATAAACATGGCTTTGAAGTGCCTCTATTAAAGTGGTTCCGCAATGAATTGAAGTCTTTAATCTTTGATGAATTGCTTGAAGAAAAATTTATCACACAGCAAAATATTTTCAATCCAACTGAAATTTCTTTGCTGAAAAATAAATTACTTTCCAATAATCCCGGCGATGCTGCTGCAAGAATATGGGCGCTGGCCGTATTCCAGTATTGGTGGAAGAAATATTTTGTATAAAATCCTAATATAAAATATTGGTATATGATATAACAGAACATGACAAAACCTGATTTACTTAAACACTTATACCTCTCTACTTTTTCATCAATTGAATTTTATTTGAATTTTGGTCATTAAATTTGTTATTTATAAGTACCTTCGCTTTCCGATTTGAAAAGCAATGCCAAAAGTTTTACGTATTATAAACCGGTTTAATCTAGGCGGGCCTACATATAATGCAGCGCTACTTTCAAAACATTTGGCGCCGGAATTTGAAACTTTGCTTTATAGCGGAGCTATTGATGAAACTGAAGGCGATGCAAAATTCATTGTTCGAAACTTAGGTATTGAACCCCTTACTATTCCTGAAATGCGTAGGTCACTTAATCCTGCTCTTGATTATCAAGCATATAAAAAAATTAAAAAAATAATTTCCGAATTTAAACCGGATATTGTTCACACACACGCCTCAAAAGCAGGCGCACTGGGGCGTTTAGCGGCATATAACTTAGGCGTTCCGGTTATTATTCATACTTTTCACGGTCATGTTTTTGATAATTATTTCAGCCGTCTCACTTCAAAATTTTATATAAATATTGAACGTTATCTTGCTAAAAAAAGCACCAAAATTATTGCGCTGTCGGAAATTCAAAAAAATGATTTGGTAAATAAATTTAAAATTTGTCCCGCTGAAAAAATAGAAATTATATCGCTAGGATTTGATTTGGATAAATTCCAGGAAAATATTGAATTAAAAAGAAAAAAATTCAGAAATGATTTTCAAATTGCAGATGATGAAATAGCCATTGCTATAATTGGGAGATTAGTTCCAATAAAAAATCACGAATTGTTTCTTCAATCAATAAAAGATATTTCAGAAAAAACAAAAAAGAAAATCAGGGTATTTATTGTAGGTGATGGTGAAAGTAAAATGGATATTCTGAAAAAAACAAAGGAATTAAATCTATCGTTTACAGAAAATAAATCCGAATCAAAAAATAATCTCATCACCTTCACTTCGTGGATCAAAGAAATTGATACCGTTATTGCCGGAATTGATATCGTTGCATTAACCTCTTTGAATGAAGGTACGCCTGTAAGCCTTATTGAAGCCCAGGCAGGAAACAAGCCAATTGTAAGCACCAATGTAGGTGGAATAGAAAATGTAGTTATTCCAAATGAAACGGCTTTGCTTTCACCGAACAATAACCAAAAAGCATTTGCTGAAAATATTTTAAAGGTTATTGGATCAGACAATTTGCGTCAAAAATTATCACAAAAAGGCTGGCAGAACGTGAAAGAGAAATTTCATTTTTCCCGGTTAATTAGTGATACAAAAAAACTATATTACCAACTTCTGAAACAATAATCTTTTTGTTTCGTTTAACTATAATATTTATACTTTTGCAGATATCTAATCTAAATGATTGAAAATAAAGTGAAAAAATATTTTCTTTTTATTATTGTTTTGATGTTATTTTTGTCTTCGTGCAAAATATTTTCCCCTAGCCAAATGTTGCGCACAGGAAAGAACTATAAATATTCCGAATTCACTGCCGCACAAGATACACAACACTATCATATTGCTCCTAATGATAAAGTTTCATTTTCTATAACTACTAACAATGGTGAAAATATTATTAATCCTATTAGTGGAACTTCAACAGTAGCATCAGGAAATTCAAATTCTGAATATACCGTTGAATATGACGGAATGATAAAACTTCCAATTTTAGGAAGAGTAAAAATTAGCGGAATGACTTTACGAGAAGCAGAAAAATTCCTTGAAAGTATTTACTCTAAATATTTTAATGAACCTTTTGTTCAATTGAAAGTTACAAATAACAAAGTAATAATATTCAATGGTGGCGAGGGTGGCAAATCATCAGTTATTACTCTCACCAGCACCAATACAACTTTATTTGAAGCCATTGCGCAAACAGGAGGCATTACTGATGGAAAAGCATTTAAAATTAAACTAATCCGCGGTGATTTAAAAAGTCCACAGATTTACCTGGTTGACCTATCTACTCTTGATGGAGTAAAAAAAGCTAATTTAATTTTGCAGGCAAACGATATAATATATATAGAACCAAGGAACAGGTATCCTGAAAAATTAATGACGGCAATTACTCCCTATTTATCGCTTGCTTCATTTATTTTACTAATCGCAAATACTATCAAATAACATTAATGGCAACGACAAAAAAAATATCGAATATTAACGACGAAATTGACATTAAGTTATTTCTATATATTGCTAAACGAAGTTTTTTATATATAGCCATTTTTCTTGCTATTGCATTGATAGGGCAATTTCTTTATCTCCGGTATGCACGTCCTATTTACCAAACCAGTGCTACAGTACAAATCAGCTCAAATGAAGAAAACGTTAATAAAATCCTGGAAACAGAAAGTATGGGGCTGGAGCAGCAAAACGATATTGAAAAAGCAAGAGAGCTTATAAGTTCTCCTGTTTTTCTTGAACGTGCATTTTCTTCATTACCTCTAGCCATCAGCTATTACCAGGAAGGTACGATCATGTCGTCAGAACAATATAAAACAGCTCCTTTCGAAATAACTGCTGATGTAAAAGTACCTTCTATCTATGGCATTCCTATATATGTTAATTTTATTTCAAAAGACCGATATGAATTATCATATACCCATGGAGGTTCACAGAAATATACAAAAGATTTTGCAATATCGGGAAAAGCATCTATTCCTGAAGCAGACATAAAACTAAAAATCACAAATTCCAATAAAATTGATTTCAAAAATGGCATCCTGAATCAGAATTCATATTTTTTCATTATTAATAATCCAAATGGTATTGTATATAATTATGCTTCGGAACTAACAATAACCACTATAAGCGAAGCTGCTAAAACAATACAAATTTCAATAAAAGACCAAAACGCGATAAAAGCCTCTGATTTAGTAAATGCAATTGTTGACACATACAGGACATACGGAGTAGAGAAAAAAGCAGAAAGCACTAACAGTGTTCTTGAATTTATTGATAAACAATTGCAACAGGTTTACGATACTTTATTCAAATCTGAAATGGATCTTGAAAGTTTTAAAAAAGAAAACCGGCTTGATTCAACCCAGATGGAACCATTACCAAGTATTTACTCAAGAGTTAATGATTTTGATGACCAGCTGATTGAACTGGAACTTCAGGAAAATTTACTAACTCAGGTTCAAAACAGTATTAAAGAAAAAGATCTTGATATTTATAAAATGATTGCTA is part of the Bacteroidales bacterium genome and encodes:
- a CDS encoding Lrp/AsnC ligand binding domain-containing protein encodes the protein MKNSSANFHIDSLDKKILSILTKDARTPFVEVARTCGVSGAAIHQRVQQMISAGVIKSSQFNISPRAMGYNTCAFIGIQLHLITRKSHIEAFDKIMKVPEIVECHHVSGKHSLLIKIYTKSNEDLKDIIIEKIQSIPEVISTETFISLQEGFERQVATE
- a CDS encoding aminotransferase class I/II-fold pyridoxal phosphate-dependent enzyme, with product MKNDPASRIQDLQQFGEFGDVNPSITDSATYTFMQAKSMTETFDGTLEGCFLYSRHWNPSNKYLADAMAAMEGTESAWVTGSGMSAITGTILQLCNYGDHIVSSQTTYGGTFAFLQNYLPKFNISVTFVDITDLKAVEKAIKPNTKLIYTETMTNPMLQISDIPGLAAIAQKNNVKLVVDNTFTPMLVSPCILGADIVVYSMTKFINGKNDCVAGAICGSKEFIDSLCNVNNGTAMLLGPVLDPLRSSSILKNLHTLHIRMVQHGKNALYLAEQFKKKGISVSYPGLPEHSGHETLKKMLNSGYGYGGILAIDMETTERSNDFMEMMEKKGVGYLAVSLGYFKTLFSNSGKSTSSEVPEDIQKNMGMSSGLVRFSVGLDNDIKRTWTIIEECLSAL
- the lpdA gene encoding dihydrolipoyl dehydrogenase, producing MNYDLIVIGSGPGGYVAAIRASQLGLKVAVVEKAELGGICLNWGCIPTKALLKSAQVYNYMKHSADYGIQVEGAVKPDFEAIVKRSRTVAENMSKGIQFLFKKNKIEVITGLGKVKPGKIVEVTDASGNKTEFSANHIIIATGARSRQLPNLPQDGKKIIGYREAMTLPKLPESMVVVGSGAIGSEFAQFYNSMGTKVTLIELLPNIVPLEDEEVSKQLERSFKKSGMKVMTDASVESVDTTGDVCKVKVKTKKGEEIIDAEIVFSAVGIATNIEGIGLEETGIKTERGKVIVDDFYKTNVEGYYAIGDIVHGPALAHVASHEGIVCVEKIAGHHPSPVDYNNIPGCTYTTPEISSVGMTEKQAKDAGHEIKVGKFPFTASGKASAAGNKDGFIKVIFDAKTNELLGTHMIGDNVTEMIAEIVVARKLKTTHREILDAVHPHPTMSEAVMEAVAAAYGEVIHI
- the asnB gene encoding asparagine synthase (glutamine-hydrolyzing) — its product is MCGITGIFSFQNEALSFKTKVENAVAKLHNRGPENSGTYFHNHVALGHTRLAIIDVTNAASQPFNDNSGRYTIIFNGEFFNFKEHREELLKKGIQLKSQSDTEVLLYLYITEGASFLEKINGFFAFAIYDKEEETLFVARDRFGVKPLVYYKDDEQFIFASEIKALLEYGINKELDETSLYQYLQLNYIPAPNSIFKNVCKLKPGNFLKIKGGNIEQKEYYKIPIHSETEIKKFNINYDDAKNKIHELLDNSVKLRMISDVPLGAFLSGGIDSSIVTALASRYTDKLKTFSIGYKDEPLFDETRYARLVANKLKTEHTEFILTNDDLFSVLFNVLDYTDEPFADSSALALNILSKQTRKHVTVALSGDGADELFGGYNKHCAEYRIRNAGITENFIKFSEPSYQLFPQSRNSKFTNTIRQLDRFAKGMNLSDSERYWNWCGFASEKEIDKLFLLNQKENYSERKKNILKYISQTKGLNDVLYTDMHLVLQNDMLVKVDMMSMENSLEVRTPFLDFNLVNYVFSLPSEFKVDKSFGKKILQDTFRNILPEEIYHRNKHGFEVPLLKWFRNELKSLIFDELLEEKFITQQNIFNPTEISLLKNKLLSNNPGDAAARIWALAVFQYWWKKYFV
- a CDS encoding glycosyltransferase; translated protein: MPKVLRIINRFNLGGPTYNAALLSKHLAPEFETLLYSGAIDETEGDAKFIVRNLGIEPLTIPEMRRSLNPALDYQAYKKIKKIISEFKPDIVHTHASKAGALGRLAAYNLGVPVIIHTFHGHVFDNYFSRLTSKFYINIERYLAKKSTKIIALSEIQKNDLVNKFKICPAEKIEIISLGFDLDKFQENIELKRKKFRNDFQIADDEIAIAIIGRLVPIKNHELFLQSIKDISEKTKKKIRVFIVGDGESKMDILKKTKELNLSFTENKSESKNNLITFTSWIKEIDTVIAGIDIVALTSLNEGTPVSLIEAQAGNKPIVSTNVGGIENVVIPNETALLSPNNNQKAFAENILKVIGSDNLRQKLSQKGWQNVKEKFHFSRLISDTKKLYYQLLKQ
- a CDS encoding polysaccharide biosynthesis/export family protein, with the protein product MIENKVKKYFLFIIVLMLFLSSCKIFSPSQMLRTGKNYKYSEFTAAQDTQHYHIAPNDKVSFSITTNNGENIINPISGTSTVASGNSNSEYTVEYDGMIKLPILGRVKISGMTLREAEKFLESIYSKYFNEPFVQLKVTNNKVIIFNGGEGGKSSVITLTSTNTTLFEAIAQTGGITDGKAFKIKLIRGDLKSPQIYLVDLSTLDGVKKANLILQANDIIYIEPRNRYPEKLMTAITPYLSLASFILLIANTIK